TGTCTCCTGCCCAACAGATTCAGTGATCTGTATACAGTATGTAATGAAACTAATAAATCACATTTCGTTGCATTCATAAATGGGGCATTAGAATAATAGAATATTCGTAGGTTTCACAGTGAAAATTGAGCCTCTGAATTTGGTTAGTTGGTTAGTtagggggaggggagcaaacaacAAGTTCATTGGTcctattggattagggaaggatggagaaggaagtcagccatgccgtttcaaaggaatcaccccagcatttgcctgaagtgatttagggaaatcacagaaaacctaaatcagattgGTCAGACAtgggattgaactgtcatcctccggaatgcgagtccattgtgctaaccattgtgccacctcacttggtagtAGGTTCCTGTTAGACATTAGGCTTTAGTTGAATCTCAGCTATCACTTACATCCCTGTTGTAAATTTTTCTAACTTGTTAGTTCTGCAAATTCTATAGTACTGGACTAATAATGGGCTCTTATTTTCTTCTGTTTATCAAGTTTCTGTTAAAACTTTGTTTCCAACAGAATGTTGGTTACAGTATTATTTCTAATATTTAAGCCAACaacttcttcattttcagttttgatTGTCTTCTTTGTTTGTGCTTAATTATATGGACTTCTGTTTAATTGCTAATTATCTTGCTAACTCAGTTCCGTGTTTTATTAGGCTGTGGAAAGCAAAAATGTTGAGCCACATTAAGTCCACAGTACCCTATGCTATTTCTTTACTTCCAAACCCAGTGATCATTTAGATTTCTCTTGGTAAATGTATTTAATATGCTACCTCTTTTAGTCTTCAGCTTCATCATtactttcacattaaaaaaaaaaaaaaaaaaaaaaaaaaaaaaaacacaaatttcctACAGtatggttttcatttttttaaacactGTATATAGACTTTCACCCTGTTCCTCTGTGTGGAACGATATTAGGCATTAAACTTGTACAATTTCTAATAGTTATCTTTAGAACTATTTTTGCTAGACTTTCAGATACAGCATCTTCATTTCAATCTTTTATCAATAATACATCCTACTCCTCCATACCCTCCTTGGTATGTCTCTTTGGACTAAGACATATCCTGACTGGAGCTCAATTTGGCCTTCTTCAGTCCTTTATACATTTGAAATTACATTTCTCCTGATATGTACCCCATATTCCAGTTTTGGCAGCTTATCTTCAGCCCTTGTGATTCTATAGTATACAGTTCCTAGATGGAGTAAAATGTAAGCAGCAGCCTACTTATGGGTCATGGTACTTTATTTCAAATAAGTGAAACTCCATCTTACAACATGAAAGAAGGgaataagtaaatgaataaaatatctaatgttaactactcttgccaggaatttttcatgaTCAGTGGTTTTAGACTTGAGACAGTAATAAGCATTTGTCAACAGTAGTTACTATTTAAACTATCATTTTGTTATTGTTCCATTTTTTATGTTCCAGGCAATCTTTGGCTTGAAAGCTGCCAGCAGGAAGATGTTATCCTGGCGTGTACACTGCCACCAGATGCTGATCTCTCATGTCATGGACAGTTTACATCCCAGATGCAGCCAAAGTTCCTCGAAATCGATGCAGACTCCCAGTTTCTGCTGTCACGACCTTTACTGCACCACGAGACAGAGATGCGAATGTTCAAATCGCCTCTACTCCAGGGTGTGCTTGCATTTTGTCGTGAACATGGTGATCGCTGGAGACGTCAAATTAAAGTGACACATCATATTTTTCCATCAAATGAGACCTTACTGCAAGTACCATTACCAGCATCCAAGGAGAaggcagagaaaataaaaacacGACAAGCTACTAAGAAGTCTGCATCATTTACTTACATGCCATATAATGGAAATGCAAATGTAAAGGTAGAAGAAGGGCGTAACTTGCCTCCTGCTGTGCCACCGAGAAACGAGTCACGAATACCACCCGACAGTGGTCCACCGAGTGAAAATCGCTGTCACCATAACCACGTATCTCCAAAGGTTCAGCAATATATCAACAACAAAAACTACCCACCAATGTATCAGCCTGAGGTATCATCTGCAATATCTGGCCAAAGTCGTACTGCATCTACATCTCATCTACAGCAAAGAATTCAGAGTCCTCCCTTGCCACCTCCAAATGCAAATTTAAGGAACAAAGAGCTATCATCTGGACTGTCACTTTCGCCTGATGACCTCCCTTACTCTCATGTTGCAGATGCAATagtaaacaattttaaaaatgGTGAGAATACTATTGATGAAGAAAATATATATGCAGAAATATGTGAGCCAAAGAATTCCTCCTCTAGAGATGTCAGGAAACTAGACTTTTATTTCCTGAAACACAGAGGTGCAGAGAAACTCAAAGAAGATTATTATTATGTGCAGTTTGATAGTGGCAGTGAGAGCAGTGCAGTGCTAAAGGAAGAAGTAACTTATGATACAGTTTGCTGATATTGACTGTACATTATTTAGCTTTCAGAATGCTTAAAATTGTCAGAATTATCTGCAAAAATTCTGTACTGTTATCAATACAGATAATATAATGGCTGAATTTTAATTGTTGTAAGCAACTGTGATGTCGCATTTAACACATTTactgaatttataaaaaaaaatcatcatgttCATCTGATTATATGTTTAATTCTGTATCAGAACAAAGGAAGAAATTCAAACATGCACATAAATATGTACTGCACTGCATTATGTTACACTTCAACAGTGACAGAAGTGTATCAATGCAGTCCGATACAAAGGTATCCGTTGCTCAGAATATTAGCTTGTTGTCCACAGGGACACATCAAATTGCAGAAATACTTTCGTATGCAATGAGCAAGCTTCCATTTCCACCCCTTTCACTTCCTTATATCAGATGTTCATTGTATTTCAGCTAACAAATTTTCAGTGTATGTCTCCATTCTATATGTAGAAAGTTCAGatgaacacacactatttcaagatTGTACAAATATGAGTCATGTGTTCAAAAATTAAAATGCTACACTTTTAAATGGGGTAATTGAGTCATAATGGATGAAAAGATTACCCAAACATTGCTAGACACAATATGATTAGGTACAAAGGTTCTGAATATGCTTGTTCAAAACTACTCTGCACTTTATAAACTATATACTGATTTTGAAAAACTATGATCACTCATTATATGCAAGACcctgaaaaataaattttcaaatgtgaATAATTTAATGGAGTGCTACGAAGTAAACATAAATCATGCATCTCATATTGTACTAACTAATGTATATACTGTATGTAAAATGACAAAATGTAGAATTTCCATTTatgcaataacatttgaaaataaaaatttgaaagaaattttccATGTGCTTTAGTTATAGTGAGTCCAGTATTTGAACTaaataaatacagtttttttttttcatcaccacCATTATAATATCAGGCAAAATAAATGACTACAAATGATCTGATTAATTTGGTAATGCTCTGAGAATgcttttgaaagaaaaattttggaaattgacAGCAGTGGCTTGTGACACCGAGTTTACTTTTGATCACAGTCACATTGCCTTTGGATAACTGATTGTTAGTCACATCAACACAGACTGATATGCAGTGGAATTCATATATAATGTAATTTTTTTGATGGCTTGTTTCAGCAGTATTCAGTAAGAGATACCTTTCTCTCTTGATGGATGAATGCACAGGACATGTCTTCCATCTGGACTAATTACACAGGCGTAGCTTATGAGAGTTGGTGTCGGGAACAGGACAAGCATCCTGCTGCCTCAGAGTATTTCCCAGGTTCAATTGTTGGCATAATTGGCGTATGGGTGAGGGCAGAAGTGTCTTTAGGAAGGATAATCCTGATTCCAAGATCTTATAAAAAATAGATAGCTCTGGGGGTTGGTGTCATTGGGTTGGTACCAATCAAGTGATAAGAACAGTCCCGGTACATCTTCATATTCATTATTGAGATAGATAAAGTTTCACAGGGACGAGAGAACATGAAAAAGGTACAGAAAGCTAAGAAAATCTGTTACACAACATTCAGCACATTATAATAGTtgctattcaatccgtatattccATTTTCACAGGTAATCAGGTGTAAGGTAAGGAACCTTTTGGTGTGTAAGGGGGAGAAGCCATAAGAGTCGAAATACTGTTGATGGTTTTGAAAATTAATATGCACTTCAGTTTTTATGGAGCCACCAGAAAATTTTAGGTCCATATAAAAAATATGGCATTATTACATAAGCAAATACCACATGAATGAAATGTGGTAATTATATTGCATTAAGATTATAAAGGAATGAATAATGTATTTTGGCATAGGTAATGGTTATGTATGATTAAACACTGAATCTGAACAAGTGGATTACTCTTGTGATGTAATATGAAGTTCACAAGCTGGCCCATAAATAGCTTCTTGTAGGCTGGTACCACATACGTGTAAACACATGTTGcaggttttagaaaaaaaaatagtctaggcagcagaagatcaaatacataaaaaaaacataaatcttTAGATAGCACAGAACATActgagtttaagtgatgaagggaaaaaaatataaaaatgcataaaatgaatcaggcaaaagggaatGCAGACATCTAAAGCTTGAGACTGACTGCAAGTGTAAAATGACAAAACAGGTAAGGCTCAATATGAAATGCTTGGCTGTATAGCCATGAGAAAGATAGATGACACCTGTGGGAAAATGAAAGAGAAACccttagagaaaagagaagcagctttatgagctcagatggcaagccagtattaagcaaagaatggagtattaagcaaagaatggaaaactgaaagttggaaggaatatgtagaagggCTATACAAGGGATATGAAATTGAGGCCAATATtgtagaaagaaaagaggaagcagatgaaaacgaaaagaatttgacagagcgctgaatgaCCTAAGTCAAAATAAGGTCCCTGAAGAAGACGACAATCCCTCAGAATTAGCAACATTCTTGTGTGAGGGCAAAACTATTCCACTGTGGTACAAGATACACGAGGTAGACAAAAtatcctctgacttcaagaagaatgtcatGAGTCCAATTCAAAAGAAGGCAGTTGCTGATTGGTGTCTGCAATATCAGTTAATAATTCCatcttgcaaaatactgacacgaattacttaCATAAAAATGGGAAAACTGGGAGAAGCTGATCTTAAGGAATATCAGTTTGGGTGCTGGAGAAATGGAGGAACatggaggcaatactgactctgtgTCTTGttttagaagatgggttaaggaaaggcatgCTGTGTTTATAGAATGCCTTTCcttatagcttttgacaatgttgactggaatacactctttgaaattctgaagctagcagaGATAAAATATGGGGAGCAACA
This portion of the Schistocerca nitens isolate TAMUIC-IGC-003100 chromosome 7, iqSchNite1.1, whole genome shotgun sequence genome encodes:
- the LOC126194711 gene encoding uncharacterized protein LOC126194711, whose translation is MSSISGRSGRSSGSSGGRRSTTMPTYTHQHPAPAAAAARMPLSASLELRASERLTPRHFLDKYSLPRVVRVSWLPGPQPQPLLLFRQYRSAKVQARSLAAAARAPKVQGPALVLPASYTGWFSRVNSKGQPTARCYTNIQQLVAAQITTFVTRTELTAYRLNDTKEIQQESVNKKMQYLKTSVRAGHAIKLLAVFEDVNNVQVHNNKRLSLPLIGRASSKGDKYAQCLDDKNQVVFIPLTTTGQLYAVSGLDETHIVSQLSHLLRDGQFPIRVCLVAGPLPSPLPAGFTGNLWLESCQQEDVILACTLPPDADLSCHGQFTSQMQPKFLEIDADSQFLLSRPLLHHETEMRMFKSPLLQGVLAFCREHGDRWRRQIKVTHHIFPSNETLLQVPLPASKEKAEKIKTRQATKKSASFTYMPYNGNANVKVEEGRNLPPAVPPRNESRIPPDSGPPSENRCHHNHVSPKVQQYINNKNYPPMYQPEVSSAISGQSRTASTSHLQQRIQSPPLPPPNANLRNKELSSGLSLSPDDLPYSHVADAIVNNFKNGENTIDEENIYAEICEPKNSSSRDVRKLDFYFLKHRGAEKLKEDYYYVQFDSGSESSAVLKEEVTYDTVC